One genomic region from Magnetofaba australis IT-1 encodes:
- a CDS encoding XrtA system polysaccharide chain length determinant, protein MQEFGIRELYYQVFTHLRGMWRHRWQMVVVAWFVCVGGWGAVFMMKDHYIARAQVVIEDPQQDLRQHLRDMMKVGFDVTSEARRILNNLRRPETLSRVVQETDLSLSVHDQHDLEEVISKLQSQLVVAPVGGNRSLYTISHRHTRPEITQQVVSALLKILMENSVEGVRNSHLEKARVFFEEKVTEYKNKMAMADLALQDFKRQHPTVRPGEQGDYYSRLSQMQTKAENTRIKLRELEQQRQALAKQLDELLRDNAPEPIAAESNSSDLDAVTAQRIAGLEAKAAQLLAQHYMLGSEKRYLYNEEHPDIIALRGQVETLRQQALENKQRMREMARHPSGGEMDLNSNPAVLELKRELSRLEAQVSSTVALYREYTEKVDSMRASEGTIPGLEAEFMRLKKARDDMQLRLNELMSKQGETQFTGDVAEDLSKKVRILIKSAPRLPVKPAGPNRPLFLSVVLGGGVLAGIAMGLFLSVMRPVFDSPSALKKELGLPVLGTVSMVQESGGKAFFTSPLAFILAFIVLLGLYGGAMSMTP, encoded by the coding sequence ATGCAGGAATTCGGCATACGCGAACTCTACTATCAGGTCTTCACCCACCTGCGGGGCATGTGGCGCCATCGTTGGCAAATGGTGGTGGTCGCTTGGTTCGTCTGTGTGGGCGGCTGGGGCGCGGTCTTTATGATGAAAGACCACTACATCGCCCGCGCCCAAGTGGTCATCGAAGATCCACAACAAGACCTACGCCAGCACCTGCGCGACATGATGAAGGTGGGCTTTGACGTCACCTCCGAAGCGCGTCGCATCCTCAATAACCTGCGCCGTCCTGAGACCCTCTCGCGGGTGGTGCAGGAGACCGACCTCTCCCTTTCGGTGCATGACCAGCACGACCTCGAAGAGGTGATCTCCAAACTGCAAAGCCAGTTGGTGGTCGCCCCGGTGGGCGGCAACCGTTCGCTCTACACCATCTCACACCGTCATACCCGGCCAGAGATCACCCAACAGGTGGTTTCCGCACTGCTGAAGATCCTGATGGAAAACTCAGTGGAGGGGGTGCGAAACAGCCATTTGGAGAAGGCGCGGGTCTTCTTCGAAGAGAAAGTTACCGAATACAAGAACAAAATGGCCATGGCGGACCTGGCGCTACAGGATTTCAAACGCCAGCATCCCACTGTGCGCCCCGGCGAGCAGGGCGACTACTACTCGCGTCTGTCGCAGATGCAGACCAAAGCGGAGAACACCCGCATCAAACTGCGCGAATTGGAACAGCAACGCCAAGCGCTCGCCAAGCAGTTGGATGAGTTGTTGCGCGATAACGCTCCCGAGCCCATCGCTGCGGAATCCAACAGCTCCGATCTGGACGCCGTCACCGCCCAACGCATCGCTGGGCTGGAGGCCAAAGCCGCGCAGCTGCTGGCTCAGCACTACATGCTGGGGAGTGAAAAGCGCTACCTCTATAACGAAGAGCACCCCGATATCATCGCCCTGCGCGGTCAAGTGGAAACTCTGCGCCAACAGGCGCTTGAGAATAAACAACGCATGCGCGAAATGGCGCGTCACCCCTCAGGCGGCGAGATGGACCTGAACAGTAACCCGGCGGTGCTGGAGCTTAAACGCGAGCTCAGCCGCCTGGAGGCGCAGGTCAGCTCCACCGTGGCGCTGTACCGTGAATACACCGAAAAAGTGGACAGCATGCGCGCCAGCGAGGGCACCATTCCCGGTCTGGAGGCGGAGTTCATGCGCTTGAAGAAGGCGCGTGATGACATGCAATTGCGCCTGAATGAGCTGATGAGCAAACAGGGCGAAACCCAGTTCACCGGCGACGTGGCTGAGGATCTGTCGAAAAAGGTGCGGATTCTGATCAAGTCGGCGCCGCGCCTGCCAGTCAAGCCCGCCGGCCCCAATCGCCCGCTGTTCCTGTCGGTGGTGTTGGGCGGCGGCGTGCTGGCGGGCATCGCCATGGGGCTGTTCCTGTCGGTGATGCGGCCCGTGTTTGACAGCCCCTCGGCGCTAAAGAAGGAGTTGGGGCTGCCCGTATTGGGCACTGTCTCCATGGTGCAGGAGAGCGGCGGCAAGGCGTTTTTCACCTCGCCATTGGCGTTCATCCTCGCCTTCATCGTGCTGCTGGGTCTGTATGGCGGCGCTATGTCCATGACCCCCTAA
- a CDS encoding TIGR03013 family XrtA/PEP-CTERM system glycosyltransferase, translating into MIRIFKHYISRWSLLLVFIEAMIFTGSVYIGVNLRFLGETPGPEDAHADLLLPRAAFFAAVMLISMTATGRYQRLMDEGMAGEALSVGLSFIIGLVAASVLFYVLPDLFIGRGAFGYALAAALLLTLTGRWLFYRFLLDASLLKRRILVYGAGERARLVEQLDNAETHNDIRVVGFWPIPGEAQHAHPSRVVAQGGDLLSWCRRQSIHEIVVACDNNLPDLAASSLLDCKVNRINVIDLPSFFEREQRMINLDVLGNAWWVFNSEGVTRSMIEDSAKKAFDIIVSLIGIIVLSPVMVAAALAVLIESGGRGPIFYRQARVGFGGRIFHVMKFRSMRTDAEKDGPQWASRNDSRVTRVGRVIRNTRIDELPQFFNVLRGEMSLVGPRPERPEFVELLQSKIPYFKERLRVKPGITGWAQIKYGYGSSVQDAEEKLKYDLYYVKNHTLFFDLLVLVHSVEVVLFGRGAEQPITPKTPTQEAYSPWPPDDNPNR; encoded by the coding sequence ATGATCCGCATTTTCAAGCACTACATCTCGCGCTGGTCGCTGCTGTTGGTGTTCATCGAAGCGATGATCTTCACCGGCTCGGTCTATATTGGCGTCAATCTCCGCTTTTTGGGTGAAACCCCCGGCCCGGAGGACGCCCACGCTGACCTATTGCTGCCCCGCGCCGCCTTCTTTGCCGCCGTCATGCTCATCAGTATGACCGCCACCGGACGCTATCAACGCCTGATGGACGAGGGCATGGCTGGCGAGGCGCTCAGCGTGGGGCTCTCCTTTATCATCGGCCTGGTGGCCGCCAGCGTGCTGTTCTATGTGCTGCCGGACCTGTTCATCGGACGCGGCGCATTTGGCTATGCGCTGGCCGCCGCGCTGCTGCTGACCTTGACCGGACGCTGGCTGTTCTACCGGTTCCTACTCGACGCCTCCCTGCTCAAACGGCGCATTCTGGTGTATGGCGCCGGCGAACGCGCGCGCTTGGTGGAACAGCTGGATAACGCCGAAACCCATAACGATATCCGCGTGGTGGGATTTTGGCCCATCCCCGGCGAGGCGCAGCACGCCCACCCCTCGCGCGTGGTGGCCCAGGGCGGCGACCTGCTTAGTTGGTGCCGTCGGCAGTCGATCCATGAAATCGTCGTCGCCTGCGACAACAATCTGCCGGATCTGGCCGCCTCCTCCCTGCTGGACTGCAAGGTCAATCGCATCAACGTCATCGACCTGCCCAGCTTCTTCGAGCGCGAACAGCGCATGATCAATCTGGACGTGCTGGGCAATGCCTGGTGGGTGTTCAACTCCGAAGGGGTCACCCGCAGCATGATAGAAGACTCAGCGAAGAAGGCGTTCGACATCATCGTCAGCCTCATCGGCATCATCGTGCTGTCGCCGGTGATGGTGGCGGCGGCGCTGGCGGTGCTGATCGAAAGCGGCGGGCGCGGGCCGATCTTCTATCGTCAGGCGCGGGTGGGCTTTGGCGGACGCATCTTCCATGTGATGAAGTTCCGCAGCATGCGCACCGACGCCGAAAAGGACGGACCCCAATGGGCCAGCCGCAACGATAGCCGCGTCACCCGCGTCGGGCGCGTGATTCGCAACACCCGCATCGACGAGTTACCGCAATTCTTCAATGTGTTGCGCGGCGAAATGAGTCTTGTGGGCCCACGCCCGGAGCGCCCGGAGTTCGTCGAACTGCTGCAGTCAAAAATTCCCTATTTTAAAGAGCGCTTGCGAGTCAAACCGGGGATCACCGGTTGGGCGCAGATCAAATATGGCTACGGATCCTCGGTGCAAGACGCCGAAGAGAAGCTGAAATACGATCTCTATTATGTAAAAAATCATACACTTTTCTTTGATTTACTGGTGCTTGTCCACTCCGTGGAAGTGGTGCTGTTTGGACGCGGCGCCGAACAGCCCATCACCCCCAAAACGCCGACCCAGGAGGCCTATTCCCCCTGGCCGCCGGATGACAATCCCAACCGGTGA
- a CDS encoding FemAB family XrtA/PEP-CTERM system-associated protein → MSAISLSCDWLRPGDAATARRWDDFVQACPEATFFHLSGWAELGARVYGHRPCWLYTQRGCEITGVLPLSRVTSRLFGDSLVSTPFCVYGGVAAVDEASRQLLIARACDLAQTLDVDVMELRHRQPVRADWPRKQLYATFRKPIAADAEANLLSIPRKQRAEARRGIKNGLQWAVDPDSRRAYDIYAESVRNLGTPVFARDHFRLLDELFGDAVQSSVVEQNGRPQSAVVSFRFRDEILPYYGGALAGARPLGAYAFLYYQVMAHAGEAGARWFDFGRSKRGTGSYDFKRFFGFEPQPLHYEQYLVNSRAIPEVNPLNPKYRLFIAAWKRLPLAVANRIGPLLAGSLG, encoded by the coding sequence ATGTCCGCCATCTCCCTGTCTTGCGATTGGCTGCGCCCGGGCGATGCGGCGACGGCGCGGCGTTGGGACGACTTCGTCCAAGCCTGCCCCGAGGCCACCTTCTTCCATCTGAGCGGTTGGGCTGAACTGGGCGCGCGGGTCTATGGCCATCGCCCTTGCTGGCTGTATACCCAGCGCGGCTGCGAGATCACCGGCGTGCTGCCGCTGTCGCGGGTCACCAGCCGTCTGTTCGGCGACTCCCTGGTCTCCACCCCATTCTGCGTCTATGGCGGCGTCGCCGCCGTGGATGAGGCCAGCCGCCAACTCCTTATCGCGCGCGCCTGTGACCTGGCGCAAACGCTGGATGTGGACGTGATGGAGCTGCGTCACCGCCAGCCGGTGCGGGCGGACTGGCCGCGCAAACAGCTCTACGCCACCTTCCGCAAGCCCATCGCCGCCGACGCCGAGGCCAATCTGCTGTCGATTCCCCGTAAACAGCGCGCCGAGGCGCGGCGGGGGATCAAGAACGGTCTGCAGTGGGCGGTCGATCCCGATAGCCGTCGCGCCTATGACATTTACGCCGAGTCGGTGCGCAATCTGGGTACGCCGGTGTTTGCCCGCGACCACTTCCGCCTGCTCGATGAACTGTTTGGCGACGCGGTGCAGTCCAGCGTGGTGGAGCAGAATGGACGTCCGCAATCGGCGGTGGTGAGCTTCCGCTTTCGCGATGAGATCCTGCCCTACTACGGCGGCGCCCTGGCCGGGGCGCGCCCTTTGGGCGCGTATGCGTTTCTCTACTATCAGGTGATGGCCCACGCCGGCGAGGCGGGGGCGCGCTGGTTCGATTTTGGCCGCAGCAAACGCGGAACCGGCTCCTATGATTTCAAGCGCTTCTTCGGCTTCGAGCCGCAGCCGCTGCACTATGAACAATATTTGGTGAACAGCCGCGCAATTCCCGAGGTCAATCCGCTCAATCCCAAATACCGCCTGTTCATCGCCGCCTGGAAGCGCTTGCCGCTGGCCGTGGCCAACCGCATCGGCCCGCTGCTGGCTGGGAGTCTGGGCTAG
- a CDS encoding pyridoxamine 5'-phosphate oxidase family protein, with the protein MGALHPAISDAIRAFIEAQHLFFVATATAEGRINLSPKGMDSFRVMGANQAAFLNFTGSGNETAAHLLADANANQPSGGRITIMFCSFDAKPKILRLYGRGVAIHAEEAGWKESIALFPHFQTHPGVRQVIRIDVESVLESCGFAVPQYTYVAERDKLLTWAEKSGAEGVAAYQRKRNAISLDGLATRAETEPE; encoded by the coding sequence TTGGGCGCTCTGCACCCTGCAATCAGCGACGCCATCCGCGCTTTCATTGAGGCGCAACATCTCTTCTTTGTGGCGACGGCCACGGCGGAGGGTCGGATCAATCTTTCGCCCAAAGGGATGGACAGTTTCCGTGTGATGGGAGCGAATCAGGCGGCGTTCCTCAACTTCACCGGCAGTGGCAATGAGACCGCCGCGCATCTGCTGGCGGACGCCAACGCCAACCAGCCGAGCGGCGGGCGCATCACCATCATGTTTTGCTCATTCGACGCCAAGCCCAAAATTCTGCGCCTGTATGGACGCGGCGTCGCCATTCATGCCGAGGAAGCGGGCTGGAAGGAGTCCATCGCGCTATTTCCCCACTTCCAAACCCACCCCGGCGTTCGCCAGGTGATTCGCATTGATGTGGAGTCGGTGCTGGAGTCGTGCGGCTTTGCCGTGCCGCAATACACCTACGTGGCGGAGCGGGACAAATTGCTGACCTGGGCGGAGAAAAGCGGCGCCGAAGGGGTTGCGGCGTATCAACGCAAGCGCAACGCCATCAGTCTGGATGGGCTTGCCACCCGCGCCGAAACAGAACCGGAGTAA
- a CDS encoding methyl-accepting chemotaxis protein, whose amino-acid sequence MSGLRNMSIRAQILLLVGILLTLLLVVSATGLIKLGHVKERIHDIDERGIPFLETAADISIHQLGQAKTLENMFRLSEELHVKEMAEQLLAEDSDAFVTQTRAHLKQARVRFAQGAQKVSKDLEETVTLLKESTEHANSEKMRARLTALMTQAQGILKAYHQFRDQAQEAMDLLDAGQIVAAHRIVEKVEHTEVALKKQVSAFVTEVEALIEDSIHRTEADEQSAISMISIMAVSALVIGLALGFVLSNLIVKPLNAGVRFANELAGGDLTAGLDFRSNNELGSLVLSLVKMRDQLNEMVGVLRLRSEWLDASASELNSSAHQLDEDTERMLERMRDADEEGRDVNARMERISTSARQGDDRVRDVLKAAQEASENMTTISAGAEQASMNLNTVAAGAEQATVSMDHLTESAQKVTDRIHDASNSVETVTQAVNGVREQCQSAARFAHDAEENAMDSLQAMQKLSTTAQEIGHVVGIINDIAEQTNMLALNASIEAAGAGESGKGFSVVANEVKDLARQTAESTISIGRSIEEIQIGGKNVAERAEQTQQAVRRITGVTDEILSAMEEQTDSVGAIRNSMTSIAAESEDMNRRITESHQGISEVTRSVGEISVGIADVTKSVAEATVGIESMAAQAKEVSQGNSRITEEVVGAAKAVGSMSHSVDQVTERAGDVKKLSQKVGGQSAVTGKVSHEINELLGRFTVSEAQGLVALQRG is encoded by the coding sequence ATGTCCGGATTACGCAATATGAGCATCCGCGCGCAGATACTGCTGTTGGTGGGCATTCTGTTGACGCTGTTGCTGGTGGTTTCCGCCACCGGCTTGATCAAACTGGGCCACGTCAAGGAGCGGATTCACGATATTGATGAGCGCGGCATTCCGTTTTTGGAGACCGCCGCCGATATCTCCATTCACCAACTGGGGCAGGCGAAAACCTTGGAGAACATGTTCCGCCTGTCCGAGGAGTTGCATGTCAAAGAGATGGCCGAGCAGTTACTGGCCGAGGATAGCGACGCTTTCGTCACGCAAACGCGCGCGCATCTAAAACAGGCGCGCGTCCGTTTTGCCCAAGGCGCGCAGAAGGTGAGCAAAGATCTTGAAGAGACGGTGACGCTGCTCAAGGAGTCCACCGAGCACGCCAACTCCGAGAAGATGCGCGCCAGACTGACCGCATTGATGACTCAGGCGCAGGGGATTCTCAAAGCGTACCACCAGTTCCGCGATCAGGCGCAAGAGGCTATGGACTTGCTCGACGCCGGTCAGATCGTTGCGGCGCACCGGATTGTGGAGAAGGTAGAGCACACCGAGGTGGCGTTGAAGAAACAGGTGAGCGCATTTGTGACCGAAGTGGAAGCGCTCATTGAGGACTCCATCCATCGCACCGAAGCTGATGAGCAGTCGGCTATCTCCATGATCTCCATCATGGCTGTGAGCGCACTGGTCATTGGTCTGGCGCTGGGTTTTGTGCTGTCGAACCTCATCGTCAAACCCCTCAACGCCGGGGTGCGCTTCGCCAATGAGCTGGCGGGCGGCGACTTGACCGCCGGGCTGGATTTCCGCAGCAACAATGAGCTGGGCTCCCTGGTGCTCTCCTTGGTCAAAATGCGTGATCAACTCAACGAGATGGTGGGGGTTTTGCGGTTGCGTTCGGAGTGGCTGGATGCATCGGCCAGCGAGCTGAACAGCTCTGCGCATCAGTTGGATGAGGACACCGAGCGCATGCTGGAGCGGATGCGCGACGCCGATGAGGAGGGGCGGGACGTCAACGCGCGCATGGAGCGTATCTCCACCAGTGCGCGTCAAGGCGACGACCGCGTACGCGATGTGCTCAAAGCGGCGCAAGAGGCCAGCGAGAACATGACCACCATCTCCGCCGGGGCGGAGCAGGCGAGCATGAATTTGAACACCGTGGCGGCGGGCGCCGAGCAGGCCACTGTGAGCATGGATCACCTCACCGAGTCGGCCCAAAAGGTGACTGATAGGATTCATGACGCCTCCAACTCGGTGGAGACGGTCACCCAGGCGGTCAATGGCGTGCGCGAGCAGTGTCAGAGCGCGGCGCGCTTTGCCCATGACGCCGAAGAGAACGCCATGGACAGTTTGCAAGCGATGCAAAAGCTCTCAACTACAGCCCAGGAGATTGGCCATGTGGTGGGCATCATCAATGACATCGCCGAGCAGACCAATATGCTGGCGCTCAACGCCTCCATCGAAGCGGCGGGGGCGGGGGAGTCGGGCAAGGGCTTCTCGGTGGTGGCCAATGAGGTGAAGGATCTGGCGCGGCAGACGGCGGAGTCCACCATCTCCATTGGGCGCAGCATTGAGGAGATTCAAATCGGCGGCAAGAATGTGGCCGAGCGCGCCGAGCAGACGCAACAGGCGGTGCGGCGCATCACCGGCGTGACCGATGAAATCCTCTCCGCCATGGAGGAGCAGACCGACTCGGTGGGCGCCATTCGCAACTCCATGACCTCCATCGCCGCCGAATCCGAGGATATGAATCGCCGCATCACCGAATCCCATCAGGGCATCTCAGAGGTGACCCGCAGCGTGGGCGAGATCTCCGTGGGCATCGCCGATGTGACCAAGAGCGTGGCCGAGGCCACCGTGGGAATTGAAAGCATGGCGGCGCAGGCCAAGGAGGTAAGCCAGGGCAACAGCCGCATCACCGAAGAGGTGGTGGGCGCCGCCAAGGCGGTGGGCAGTATGTCGCACAGCGTCGACCAGGTGACCGAGCGCGCGGGCGATGTGAAGAAGCTGAGCCAGAAAGTGGGCGGACAGTCGGCGGTGACCGGCAAGGTCAGCCATGAGATCAACGAGCTGTTGGGACGCTTTACGGTGAGCGAAGCGCAGGGGCTGGTGGCGTTGCAAAGGGGTTGA
- a CDS encoding TIGR03087 family PEP-CTERM/XrtA system glycosyltransferase gives MSEELLYLVHRIPYPPNKGDKIRSHHLLKALCDRYTVHVGAFVDDPDDWRHADALKQMVTGETFLLPLNPKWARVRSLRGLLTGEALTFPYLRDGRMRAWVDQRMASGNITRGVVYSSGMAQYLSPYDTIRRIIDFVDADSDKWAQYALGLSGPMRWLYRREALSLADGERAIAERFDASYVTTRPEADLLRLIAPLAAMKIDYYENGVNQDFFDPERDYPRVDGMGPEALVFTGAMDYWPNVQAVQWFVENCFAAIRGARPDAQFFIVGANPTAEVSALEAQAGVIVTGRVEDVRPYVAHAAAAVATLRIARGIQNKVLEAMAMGKAVLATPPAMEGARRLPGLERWISDDPAKLSAAAIELLAAPSLAEEAGRIGRETVKQFYNWETNLNRILREVTA, from the coding sequence ATGAGCGAAGAGCTCCTCTATCTGGTGCATCGCATCCCCTATCCTCCCAACAAAGGGGATAAAATCCGCTCGCACCATCTGTTGAAAGCGCTGTGCGACCGCTACACCGTGCACGTGGGCGCGTTTGTTGACGACCCCGATGATTGGCGTCACGCCGACGCTCTCAAACAGATGGTCACCGGCGAAACTTTCCTGCTGCCCCTCAATCCCAAATGGGCGCGCGTCCGCAGTCTGCGCGGTCTGCTCACCGGCGAAGCGCTCACCTTCCCCTATCTGCGCGATGGCCGTATGCGAGCGTGGGTGGATCAGCGCATGGCCAGCGGCAACATTACCCGGGGCGTGGTCTACTCTTCGGGCATGGCGCAATATCTGTCCCCCTACGACACCATCCGCCGCATCATCGATTTCGTCGACGCCGACTCCGATAAATGGGCGCAGTACGCCCTGGGGCTGAGTGGTCCCATGCGCTGGCTCTATCGGCGCGAGGCGCTGTCGCTGGCCGATGGCGAGCGCGCCATCGCCGAGCGTTTCGACGCCTCCTACGTCACCACCCGCCCCGAGGCCGATCTCCTGCGTCTCATCGCCCCGCTGGCGGCGATGAAGATCGACTACTACGAAAACGGCGTCAATCAGGACTTTTTCGACCCTGAGCGGGACTACCCACGCGTCGATGGCATGGGACCGGAGGCGTTGGTGTTCACCGGCGCTATGGACTATTGGCCCAATGTACAGGCGGTGCAGTGGTTCGTGGAGAACTGCTTTGCGGCCATTCGCGGCGCGCGCCCCGATGCGCAGTTCTTCATCGTCGGCGCCAACCCCACGGCGGAGGTGAGCGCGCTGGAAGCTCAAGCGGGCGTGATCGTCACTGGCCGGGTGGAGGATGTGCGCCCCTATGTGGCCCATGCGGCGGCGGCGGTGGCCACCCTGCGCATTGCCCGCGGCATTCAGAACAAGGTGCTGGAGGCCATGGCCATGGGCAAGGCGGTGCTGGCCACGCCCCCCGCCATGGAGGGCGCGCGACGTCTGCCGGGGCTGGAGCGCTGGATCAGCGACGATCCCGCTAAACTGTCCGCCGCCGCCATTGAGCTGCTGGCCGCCCCCTCGCTGGCGGAAGAGGCCGGGCGCATCGGGCGCGAGACGGTTAAGCAGTTCTATAATTGGGAAACAAACCTCAATCGCATTCTGCGCGAGGTGACCGCGTGA
- a CDS encoding TIGR03088 family PEP-CTERM/XrtA system glycosyltransferase, protein MTPASRPLHVAHLLHRFDIGGMESVFAALIDRLPRDRFRHTLIALTEVNPAFRQRMARDDVAIYSLHKREGKDWAVWGRLYRLLRRIRPDVLHSGNIAAVEGQFPAWLAGVRRRVHAEHGRDWHDLDGSNRKYQLLRRLLNPFVQSWVPVSQDLARWMEADVGLPARKIRLIVNGVDLTRYAPDSTARAALAEGGIAPDHFVIGCVGRFWPVKDHANLLRAFAHLLATDPEARQRARLVIVGDGLLREQLHTLARKLEITPQIWFAGARDDAPRLLAAMDLFALPSLAEGTPLTILEAMATGLPVVATAVGGVPDLLAAEETGLLVPPADPNALGQAMQRYLHNPSLLADHGAAGRARAAARFDLAQMIDAYADLFEETTDSER, encoded by the coding sequence GTGACCCCAGCGTCACGGCCCCTCCACGTCGCCCATTTGCTGCATCGCTTTGACATCGGCGGTATGGAGTCGGTGTTCGCCGCGCTCATCGACCGTCTGCCCCGCGACCGTTTTCGCCATACGCTCATCGCTCTTACCGAGGTCAATCCGGCGTTCCGGCAGCGCATGGCGCGCGACGATGTGGCCATCTACAGTCTGCACAAGCGCGAGGGCAAGGATTGGGCGGTGTGGGGGCGCCTCTACCGTCTGCTGCGGCGCATCCGCCCCGATGTGCTGCACTCGGGCAATATCGCCGCCGTGGAGGGGCAGTTTCCCGCCTGGTTGGCGGGGGTCCGGCGTCGCGTACACGCCGAACATGGTCGCGACTGGCACGATCTGGACGGCTCCAACCGCAAATATCAACTGCTGCGCCGACTGCTCAACCCCTTTGTGCAGAGCTGGGTTCCGGTGTCGCAGGATCTGGCGCGCTGGATGGAGGCCGATGTGGGGCTGCCCGCGCGCAAAATCCGCCTCATCGTCAATGGCGTGGACCTGACCCGTTATGCGCCGGATTCCACCGCGCGGGCGGCGCTGGCCGAGGGGGGGATTGCGCCCGACCATTTCGTCATCGGCTGTGTGGGGCGCTTCTGGCCGGTGAAGGACCACGCCAATCTGCTGCGCGCCTTTGCCCATCTGTTGGCCACCGACCCTGAGGCGCGCCAACGGGCGCGGTTGGTCATCGTCGGCGATGGCCTGTTACGGGAACAGTTGCATACTCTGGCGCGGAAGTTGGAGATTACGCCGCAAATCTGGTTTGCCGGCGCGCGCGATGATGCGCCGCGCTTGCTGGCGGCAATGGACCTCTTTGCATTGCCTTCGTTGGCGGAGGGGACGCCATTGACCATACTCGAAGCCATGGCCACGGGGCTGCCGGTGGTCGCCACCGCCGTGGGCGGCGTGCCGGACCTGCTGGCGGCGGAGGAGACCGGACTGCTGGTTCCCCCCGCCGATCCCAACGCGCTGGGGCAGGCGATGCAGCGCTATCTACATAACCCCAGTTTATTGGCCGATCACGGCGCCGCCGGACGCGCCCGCGCCGCAGCGCGCTTTGACTTGGCGCAGATGATCGACGCCTACGCCGATCTGTTCGAAGAAACCACAGACTCAGAGCGTTAA
- a CDS encoding cold-shock protein, translated as MAERETGTVKWFNDSKGFGFIERDGGKGDAFVHYSGISGDGFKTLAEGQRVEFNVSQGDKGPKAEGVVVV; from the coding sequence ATGGCGGAACGGGAAACGGGCACGGTCAAATGGTTCAATGACAGCAAGGGCTTTGGCTTCATTGAACGCGATGGCGGCAAAGGCGACGCCTTCGTCCACTATTCGGGCATCAGCGGGGATGGCTTCAAGACGTTGGCCGAAGGTCAGCGTGTGGAGTTCAATGTCTCCCAGGGCGATAAAGGCCCCAAAGCTGAAGGCGTGGTGGTGGTTTGA
- a CDS encoding ankyrin repeat domain-containing protein, translated as MRDHALLVTLMARIKTLFPLTLCTALLLFPAQSSHAVLPDDPFVFVKSGNLIALEAYIKSHQIDLDDVGPDGFTLLITAIRHGNKQIFDYLIQQGVDINKKASRDRTALMAAIAVDEQIMFQKLLRLGADVNAFLPIILGNRESIDGYYTIHITADYEFGHKYFEDLIKQGADIKQKRNFSIHDTPLSIAIICGNTENILKIFELSKTYKVDICDAVSLAAAKSSRNEEISHIVESKCLNGAYGGNP; from the coding sequence ATGCGTGATCATGCTCTTTTGGTGACTCTGATGGCTCGGATAAAAACACTCTTCCCACTGACCCTTTGCACGGCTCTCTTACTCTTCCCGGCACAGAGCAGCCATGCCGTTCTGCCGGATGATCCCTTTGTTTTCGTCAAGTCTGGAAATCTCATTGCGCTGGAGGCCTATATCAAATCTCACCAGATTGATCTTGATGACGTAGGGCCTGATGGTTTTACTCTGTTGATTACCGCCATTCGCCATGGCAATAAACAGATCTTTGACTATCTTATACAGCAAGGCGTTGACATAAACAAAAAGGCAAGCCGAGACCGCACAGCACTCATGGCGGCTATTGCTGTAGATGAACAAATAATGTTCCAGAAACTCCTTAGATTAGGCGCTGACGTTAATGCATTCCTCCCCATCATATTGGGAAACCGAGAGAGCATTGACGGATATTACACCATTCATATTACTGCTGATTATGAGTTTGGTCACAAATATTTTGAAGATCTGATAAAACAAGGTGCAGACATCAAACAGAAAAGAAATTTTTCCATTCATGACACCCCCCTTTCCATTGCAATAATATGTGGAAATACAGAAAATATATTAAAGATTTTTGAGTTATCAAAAACATACAAAGTAGATATCTGTGACGCTGTCTCGCTCGCAGCAGCGAAGTCATCTCGAAATGAAGAGATCTCTCACATAGTGGAGAGTAAATGCCTCAATGGGGCGTATGGAGGGAATCCATAA